The following are from one region of the Geoalkalibacter subterraneus genome:
- a CDS encoding ABC transporter permease, producing the protein MSEEQAPAWNSWRPFWTLLRREVWRFCKVSAQTLLTPIITASLYLFVFGATLGERIAVVEGFSYAQFVVPGLILMGVINNSFANASSSLFVARYIGNILDLLVTPITATQFIFAYTLASMLRGLLVGVAVWGISIFFVPLPWINPVGAIAMALLASFLFAQFGIIAALYANTFDALSMFNNFLILPLIYLGGVFYPISILPAPWEGLSRLNPLFYLIEGFRYALLGEGDIAFGTAFGAAVAMAVVLFGWAAWLIGRGYKLRN; encoded by the coding sequence ATGAGTGAAGAGCAGGCGCCCGCGTGGAATTCCTGGCGGCCTTTCTGGACCCTGCTGCGGCGCGAGGTGTGGCGTTTCTGCAAGGTGTCGGCGCAGACCCTGCTGACGCCGATCATTACCGCCTCGTTGTACCTGTTCGTGTTCGGCGCCACGCTGGGAGAGCGCATCGCGGTGGTGGAGGGGTTCAGCTATGCGCAGTTCGTGGTGCCGGGGCTGATCCTGATGGGGGTGATCAACAACTCTTTTGCCAACGCGTCCTCGTCGCTGTTTGTGGCGCGCTATATCGGTAACATCCTTGATCTGCTGGTGACACCGATCACCGCCACCCAGTTTATCTTCGCCTATACCCTTGCGTCCATGCTGCGCGGTCTGCTGGTGGGGGTTGCCGTATGGGGCATATCGATCTTCTTTGTGCCGCTGCCCTGGATCAATCCGGTCGGGGCGATAGCCATGGCGCTGCTGGCGAGCTTCCTGTTTGCCCAGTTCGGCATCATCGCCGCGCTTTACGCCAACACTTTCGACGCCCTCTCCATGTTCAACAACTTCCTGATCCTGCCGTTGATCTATCTGGGCGGCGTGTTCTACCCGATTTCGATTCTGCCGGCTCCCTGGGAGGGGCTTTCCCGTCTCAACCCGCTGTTCTACCTGATCGAAGGGTTCCGTTATGCCCTGCTGGGAGAAGGCGATATCGCTTTCGGGACAGCTTTCGGTGCGGCCGTGGCCATGGCGGTCGTTCTGTTCGGCTGGGCTGCCTGGCTGATCGGGCGCGGCTACAAGCTGCGCAACTGA
- the dinB gene encoding DNA polymerase IV, protein MPETNSFTAMRPAQDRCILHLDMDAFYASVEQHDQPHLRGKPVIVGGNRRRGVVCAASYEARAFGVHSAMPMAQAVQLCPKAEVLPVRMERYRQASRIVFAIFAQFTDQIEPLSVDEAFLDVTGSRALFGSGVEIAQQIRHRVRVETGLAVSAGIAPNKFLAKLASEAAKPDGLKEITTAQADDFLLSLPVSALWGVGRTSEEKLATYGISTVAGLRTLSLEALRKHFGKNGARLYELCRGIDSRPVRSDEEIKSVGHEDTFEFDLFDPDEIRRQLLSLSERVASRLRRKELQGSRVTLKVKYADFTTITKSKTLDMGISNGSAIFREATELIGKTDCSRPIRLLGITLSTLEPLGSGQSDLFGDKNRERLGRLDQAVDRLQRKYGANGVLKGSLLKDDSTR, encoded by the coding sequence ATGCCGGAGACCAACTCTTTCACAGCCATGAGACCCGCACAGGATCGGTGCATACTGCATCTGGATATGGACGCTTTCTACGCCTCGGTCGAGCAGCATGATCAACCTCATCTGCGCGGCAAGCCGGTGATCGTTGGGGGGAACCGTCGACGTGGGGTGGTATGTGCGGCTTCTTATGAGGCGCGCGCGTTCGGGGTTCATTCGGCCATGCCGATGGCTCAAGCGGTTCAACTCTGTCCCAAGGCGGAGGTCCTGCCGGTGCGCATGGAACGCTACCGCCAGGCCAGTCGGATCGTATTTGCTATTTTTGCACAATTCACCGACCAGATCGAACCCCTGTCGGTCGATGAAGCCTTTCTCGACGTCACCGGCAGCAGGGCGCTGTTTGGCAGTGGGGTCGAAATCGCACAACAGATCCGCCACCGGGTTCGGGTTGAGACCGGGTTGGCCGTCAGTGCCGGGATCGCCCCCAATAAATTCCTGGCCAAACTGGCTTCAGAGGCAGCTAAACCCGATGGCCTGAAAGAGATTACCACCGCGCAGGCCGATGACTTCCTGCTGTCTCTGCCCGTTTCTGCGCTTTGGGGCGTCGGCCGCACGTCAGAAGAGAAGCTTGCTACTTACGGAATCTCCACTGTCGCCGGCTTGAGAACGCTCTCCCTTGAGGCGCTCAGGAAACATTTCGGCAAGAACGGAGCGCGTCTCTATGAACTGTGCCGCGGGATCGATTCCCGCCCCGTCCGGAGTGACGAAGAGATTAAATCGGTCGGACATGAAGACACGTTTGAATTCGATCTGTTCGACCCGGATGAGATCCGCCGGCAGCTTTTGTCCTTGAGCGAAAGGGTCGCTTCCCGTCTGCGCCGCAAAGAGTTACAGGGGAGTCGGGTGACGCTCAAGGTGAAATATGCAGATTTCACGACAATCACAAAATCAAAAACACTGGACATGGGGATCAGCAACGGAAGCGCCATATTTCGAGAGGCGACGGAATTAATAGGAAAAACGGACTGCAGCAGACCAATCCGTTTACTCGGGATTACCCTCTCAACTCTCGAACCCCTGGGAAGTGGCCAGAGCGACCTTTTCGGGGACAAAAACCGGGAGCGCCTTGGCCGCCTCGACCAGGCGGTCGACAGACTTCAGCGGAAATACGGTGCAAACGGCGTGCTCAAGGGCTCCCTGCTCAAGGACGATTCCACCCGCTGA
- the atpD gene encoding F0F1 ATP synthase subunit beta: protein MNKGKIIQVIGPVVDVEFEPGKLPEIYHALKVSNPSISNEEWNLVIEVAQHLGENTVRAIAMDSTEGLVRGQEVLDTGKQIVMPVGRKCLGRILNVVGEPVDEAGPVGAETEWEIHRPAPDFVSQSTTVEAFETGIKVVDLLAPYSRGGKIGLFGGAGVGKTVLIMELIHNIAKQHGGFSVFAGVGERTREGNDLWHEMKDSGVLDKAALIYGQMNEPPGARARVAISALTVAEYFRDEENQDVLLFVDNIFRFTQAGSEVSALLGRIPSAVGYQPTLATEMGELQERITTTDKGSITSVQAIYVPADDLTDPAPATAFAHLDATTVLSRQIAELGIYPAVDPLDSTSRILDPQVVGEEHYKIARDVQIILQRYKDLQDIIAILGMDELSEDDKLIVARARKIQRFLSQPFHVAEIFTGSPGKYVELKDTIRGFQEIVEGKHDNLPEQAFYLVGTIEEAIEKAKKLAA, encoded by the coding sequence ATGAATAAAGGGAAAATCATCCAGGTCATCGGTCCCGTCGTCGACGTGGAATTCGAGCCCGGCAAGCTGCCTGAAATCTATCACGCTCTCAAGGTTTCCAACCCCTCCATCTCCAACGAGGAGTGGAACCTGGTCATCGAAGTCGCTCAGCATCTCGGCGAAAACACCGTGCGCGCTATCGCCATGGACTCCACAGAAGGTCTGGTACGCGGCCAGGAGGTCCTTGACACCGGCAAGCAAATCGTCATGCCAGTCGGCCGTAAATGCCTCGGACGCATCCTCAATGTCGTCGGCGAACCGGTCGATGAGGCAGGTCCGGTTGGTGCTGAGACTGAATGGGAAATCCATCGCCCCGCGCCTGACTTTGTCAGCCAATCGACGACCGTTGAAGCCTTTGAAACTGGAATCAAAGTCGTTGATCTGCTCGCGCCTTACTCCCGTGGCGGTAAAATCGGCCTTTTCGGCGGCGCCGGCGTCGGCAAAACCGTTCTGATTATGGAATTGATCCATAACATCGCCAAGCAGCACGGCGGCTTCTCCGTGTTTGCCGGGGTCGGTGAGCGGACTCGCGAAGGCAACGACCTGTGGCACGAGATGAAAGACTCCGGTGTTCTCGACAAAGCGGCCCTGATTTACGGGCAGATGAACGAGCCACCCGGGGCACGTGCCCGCGTCGCCATTTCCGCCCTGACTGTTGCGGAATATTTCCGTGACGAAGAAAACCAGGACGTGCTGCTGTTCGTTGACAATATCTTCCGTTTTACCCAGGCGGGTTCGGAAGTTTCCGCGCTGCTCGGGCGCATTCCCTCTGCGGTCGGTTATCAGCCCACGTTGGCCACAGAGATGGGTGAGCTGCAGGAGCGGATCACCACCACCGACAAGGGTTCGATTACCTCGGTGCAAGCCATTTATGTTCCTGCAGACGACTTGACCGACCCCGCCCCGGCAACTGCCTTTGCCCACTTGGACGCCACTACGGTTCTTTCGCGCCAGATTGCTGAGCTCGGCATCTATCCGGCTGTCGACCCGCTGGACTCCACCAGCCGGATTCTCGATCCCCAGGTGGTGGGCGAAGAGCACTACAAGATTGCACGCGATGTCCAGATCATTCTGCAGCGCTACAAGGATCTGCAGGATATCATCGCTATTCTCGGGATGGACGAACTGTCCGAGGATGACAAGTTGATTGTTGCCCGCGCCCGCAAAATTCAGCGCTTCCTGTCCCAGCCTTTCCATGTCGCTGAAATCTTTACCGGGTCACCCGGCAAGTACGTGGAACTCAAGGACACCATTCGCGGCTTCCAGGAGATCGTCGAAGGCAAGCACGACAACCTGCCGGAGCAGGCCTTCTACCTGGTCGGTACCATCGAGGAAGCGATCGAAAAGGCCAAGAAGCTGGCCGCGTAA
- the atpG gene encoding ATP synthase F1 subunit gamma yields MANLKEIKKRIGTVKNTRQITKAMKMVSAAKLRRAQDAVVAARPYADKMSNVLASLAMREDSESHPLLLQREKKRALVVLMTADRGLCGGFNANISKTAERFIRKNEEDFEQVDLMIIGRKGNEYLKRRPGMNIVKVHENIMGSVSYSTAALLGQEIVNQYQEETYDVVYLAYNAFRSAISQEPTLTQVLPVVPRETVGEETVTDYLYEPHRSEVLEQLLPKNVEVQIFRALLESVASEHGARMSAMDSASKNASEMIGRLTLQYNRARQAAITKELMEIISGAESIK; encoded by the coding sequence ATGGCGAATCTAAAGGAAATCAAGAAACGAATCGGCACGGTCAAGAACACCCGCCAGATTACCAAGGCGATGAAAATGGTGTCCGCGGCCAAGCTGCGCCGAGCACAGGATGCGGTGGTGGCGGCACGCCCCTACGCGGACAAAATGTCCAACGTGCTTGCCAGCCTGGCCATGCGCGAGGATTCCGAGTCGCACCCGTTGCTGCTGCAGCGGGAAAAAAAACGGGCGCTCGTTGTCCTGATGACGGCGGATCGCGGTCTGTGCGGCGGTTTCAACGCAAATATCAGCAAGACAGCGGAACGCTTCATCCGCAAAAATGAGGAAGACTTCGAGCAGGTCGACCTGATGATTATCGGCCGCAAGGGCAATGAGTATCTCAAACGCCGCCCCGGCATGAACATTGTCAAGGTGCATGAAAACATCATGGGGTCGGTCTCCTACAGTACCGCTGCGCTGCTCGGCCAGGAGATTGTCAACCAATACCAGGAAGAAACATATGATGTCGTCTACCTGGCCTATAACGCGTTTCGCAGCGCCATCAGCCAGGAGCCGACACTCACCCAGGTTCTTCCGGTGGTGCCCCGCGAAACCGTCGGCGAAGAAACGGTGACCGATTATCTATACGAGCCCCACCGCAGCGAAGTTCTTGAACAGCTTCTACCCAAGAACGTGGAGGTTCAGATCTTCCGCGCCCTGCTCGAGTCAGTGGCTTCGGAACATGGAGCCCGCATGAGCGCCATGGACAGTGCCAGCAAGAATGCCTCCGAGATGATCGGCCGGCTGACTCTGCAATATAACCGGGCCCGCCAGGCAGCCATCACCAAAGAATTGATGGAAATCATCTCTGGCGCCGAGTCTATCAAGTAA
- a CDS encoding F0F1 ATP synthase subunit B family protein, which yields MISLDWTLFLQFGNFIILLVLLHFLLYRPLLRIMEERRQATEGGHERARELEDEIQSRMKAYRDKLHEAKTRASEERAAMRTAAAEEEGRILGEAQKKSSAQIKSVRDQVAKQAEEARKGLRSEAEDLAKQVASKVLGRSL from the coding sequence GTGATCAGTCTCGATTGGACCCTGTTCCTGCAATTCGGCAATTTCATTATCCTACTGGTTCTCCTTCATTTTCTCCTCTACCGCCCCTTGTTGCGGATTATGGAGGAGAGGCGCCAGGCTACGGAAGGCGGACACGAGCGTGCCCGAGAACTCGAGGACGAAATTCAGTCCAGAATGAAGGCGTATCGCGATAAACTTCACGAAGCCAAAACCAGAGCCAGTGAAGAGCGCGCCGCCATGCGGACCGCTGCGGCCGAAGAAGAGGGGCGCATCCTGGGCGAAGCACAGAAGAAATCTTCAGCACAGATCAAAAGCGTACGCGATCAGGTCGCCAAGCAAGCCGAAGAAGCCCGCAAAGGACTGCGCAGCGAGGCGGAAGACCTGGCCAAGCAAGTGGCATCAAAAGTCTTAGGTAGGAGTCTGTAA
- a CDS encoding F0F1 ATP synthase subunit delta: protein MSVNAISKRYARALVEIGTEQKKVEQFADELDGILAAFSEEKNLRLVLTSPTFPFEKRSAILTEVAKKLKLSAPIRNFLGLLLEKGRLQVLPQIVAEYRRFADELSGILRAQVAAASALDEEQIKVIRAGLEKQTGKKVILDTKVNPELIGGLKAEIGGRVFDGSLSTQLKRIEDTLTKG from the coding sequence TTGAGTGTCAACGCGATTTCCAAAAGATATGCCCGCGCCCTGGTTGAAATAGGGACCGAGCAGAAGAAGGTGGAACAATTTGCGGATGAACTGGACGGCATTCTCGCCGCCTTTTCCGAAGAGAAAAATCTGCGGCTGGTGCTCACCAGCCCGACCTTTCCCTTCGAGAAACGCTCCGCGATCCTGACCGAAGTAGCCAAAAAGCTCAAACTTTCGGCCCCGATCAGAAACTTCCTGGGTCTGCTTCTTGAAAAAGGACGCCTCCAGGTACTGCCGCAAATCGTCGCCGAATACCGGCGCTTCGCAGACGAGCTTTCCGGCATTCTGCGCGCACAGGTGGCGGCCGCATCGGCCCTGGACGAAGAACAGATCAAGGTTATCCGCGCCGGACTTGAAAAGCAGACCGGCAAAAAAGTCATTCTGGACACCAAGGTCAACCCCGAGCTGATCGGCGGGCTCAAAGCCGAAATCGGGGGTCGGGTTTTCGATGGCAGCCTCAGCACGCAACTGAAAAGAATTGAAGATACATTAACGAAGGGGTGA
- a CDS encoding F0F1 ATP synthase subunit epsilon: MAEKLKIDLVTPYRRVLSEEVDEITAPGLVGEFGILPSHTPLLTTLRIGELSYRKGGETFHIAVNWGYVEVENDHVTILVETAEPSDEIDLERAKQALGRAEEALKKLSPEDKEFAIMKAALDRALVRIQVAGRGGR, from the coding sequence ATGGCAGAGAAGTTGAAAATCGACCTGGTCACCCCTTACCGCCGCGTGCTTTCGGAGGAAGTGGATGAAATCACTGCTCCCGGTCTGGTGGGTGAATTCGGGATCCTTCCCTCTCATACCCCGTTGCTGACCACCCTGCGCATCGGTGAACTCAGCTACCGCAAAGGCGGCGAAACCTTTCACATTGCGGTCAACTGGGGGTATGTCGAGGTAGAAAACGACCATGTCACGATTCTGGTCGAAACCGCAGAACCCTCGGACGAAATTGACCTGGAGCGGGCCAAGCAGGCTCTCGGCCGCGCCGAAGAAGCATTGAAAAAGCTCTCGCCCGAAGACAAGGAATTCGCCATCATGAAAGCCGCATTGGATCGGGCCCTGGTCCGTATTCAAGTAGCAGGCCGCGGCGGCCGCTGA
- a CDS encoding FadR/GntR family transcriptional regulator → MTNVFKPIRPKKISEEIVSQIKNLITSGDLKPGDRIPSERELAQMLGVSRPSVREAIMVLDAMGLLEARQGGGTYVRSLTAGALSDPLTTMVEENPAMLHALVEVRMGLETWASYLAAKRATSVEVERLGELLSIMKTQAARGGWDAEVDSRFHYAITAATHNTLQMHVLNTIHSLFHKTVQVALTEFYRKEGMVELLLEQHRAIYQAIADGQPEQARQAMQDHLSLVEGKMSQLLTEQAVD, encoded by the coding sequence ATGACCAATGTATTCAAGCCGATTCGGCCCAAAAAGATTTCCGAAGAGATTGTCTCACAAATCAAGAATCTGATCACCTCCGGTGATCTCAAACCCGGCGACCGCATCCCCTCTGAGCGGGAACTTGCACAGATGCTTGGGGTCAGTCGACCTTCCGTGCGTGAGGCCATCATGGTTCTTGATGCCATGGGCCTTCTCGAAGCGCGCCAGGGAGGTGGGACCTATGTACGCTCCTTGACCGCCGGAGCTCTCAGCGATCCGCTGACCACGATGGTCGAAGAAAATCCGGCGATGCTCCATGCCCTTGTCGAAGTCCGGATGGGACTCGAGACCTGGGCGTCCTACCTTGCCGCCAAGCGCGCCACCTCCGTTGAGGTAGAAAGGTTGGGGGAGCTCCTTTCTATAATGAAAACTCAGGCGGCCCGTGGCGGATGGGATGCCGAAGTTGATTCACGATTTCATTATGCCATTACTGCAGCCACTCACAATACCCTGCAGATGCATGTGCTCAACACCATTCATTCACTCTTTCATAAAACGGTCCAGGTGGCGTTGACGGAATTCTACCGCAAAGAGGGGATGGTGGAATTGCTGCTCGAGCAGCATCGGGCCATTTACCAGGCCATTGCCGATGGACAACCCGAGCAGGCTCGCCAGGCCATGCAGGACCACCTTTCCCTTGTCGAGGGAAAAATGTCGCAACTGCTCACTGAGCAGGCCGTTGATTGA
- the atpA gene encoding F0F1 ATP synthase subunit alpha, whose product MQIKAEEISAIIKKQIKNFGREVEVSETGTVITIGDGIARIHGLDKAMAGELLEFPGGVMGMVLNLEEDNVGAAIFGDYEHIKEGSIVKRTEKIVQVPVGEALVGRVVNGIGIPIDGKGEIKTDEARQVEVKAPGIVARKSVHEPLQTGLKAIDSMVPIGRGQRELIIGDRQTGKTAVAVDAIINQKGQDCICIYVAIGQKRSTVAQVVDKLKQHGAMDYTIVVAATASEPAPLQFIAPYTGVTMGEYFRDNAKHAVIIYDDLSKQAVAYRQLSLLLRRPPGREAFPGDVFYLHSRLLERAAKLNDDLGAGSLTALPIIETQAGDVSAYIPTNVISITDGQIFLETDLFYSGVRPAINVGLSVSRVGGSAQIKAMKQVAGTLRLALAQYREMAAFAQFGSDLDAATQRQLNRGARLVEILKQGQYQPLPVEKQVLIIYAANNGFIDEYPVNEIQRYESELYTFIESKHAQLLEDIRVKKALDDELEGRIKSALDEFKGQFVAA is encoded by the coding sequence ATGCAAATCAAAGCGGAAGAAATCAGCGCGATCATCAAAAAGCAGATCAAGAATTTCGGCCGGGAGGTCGAGGTCAGCGAAACCGGTACGGTCATCACCATTGGTGACGGTATTGCCCGCATCCACGGTCTCGACAAGGCCATGGCCGGCGAGCTGCTCGAATTCCCCGGCGGTGTCATGGGCATGGTTCTCAACCTGGAAGAGGACAATGTCGGCGCCGCGATTTTTGGTGATTACGAGCACATCAAAGAAGGCTCGATCGTCAAGCGTACGGAAAAAATCGTGCAGGTTCCTGTCGGCGAGGCGCTGGTCGGCCGTGTAGTCAACGGTATCGGCATCCCTATCGACGGAAAAGGCGAGATCAAGACGGACGAGGCACGCCAGGTCGAAGTTAAAGCCCCCGGCATCGTTGCCCGAAAATCGGTTCATGAGCCGCTGCAGACCGGCCTTAAAGCGATCGACTCGATGGTTCCCATCGGCCGCGGTCAGCGCGAGCTGATCATTGGTGACCGCCAGACCGGCAAGACTGCCGTCGCCGTTGACGCCATCATCAACCAGAAGGGTCAGGACTGCATCTGTATTTATGTCGCCATCGGCCAGAAGCGCTCCACTGTGGCCCAGGTGGTCGACAAGCTCAAGCAGCACGGCGCCATGGACTACACCATTGTCGTTGCGGCAACGGCTTCCGAACCCGCCCCGCTGCAGTTTATCGCACCCTACACCGGCGTCACCATGGGCGAGTATTTTCGCGACAACGCCAAGCACGCGGTCATCATTTATGACGACCTTTCGAAGCAGGCCGTCGCCTATCGCCAGCTTTCTCTGCTGCTGCGTCGTCCGCCGGGACGCGAGGCTTTCCCCGGCGACGTTTTCTATCTTCACAGCCGCCTGCTCGAACGTGCCGCCAAGCTCAACGATGATCTGGGCGCCGGTTCCCTGACTGCGCTGCCGATCATTGAAACCCAGGCCGGTGACGTTTCGGCGTACATTCCGACCAACGTCATTTCGATCACCGACGGCCAGATCTTCCTTGAGACCGACCTGTTCTACTCCGGTGTGCGTCCCGCCATCAATGTCGGCCTCTCGGTTTCCCGTGTCGGCGGCTCGGCCCAGATCAAAGCCATGAAGCAGGTGGCCGGTACGCTGCGTCTCGCCCTGGCTCAGTACCGCGAGATGGCGGCGTTCGCCCAGTTCGGCTCTGACCTTGATGCTGCAACTCAGCGTCAGCTCAATCGCGGCGCGCGCCTGGTGGAAATCCTCAAGCAGGGCCAGTATCAGCCGCTGCCGGTCGAAAAACAGGTTCTGATCATCTATGCCGCCAACAATGGCTTTATTGACGAATACCCGGTCAACGAAATTCAGCGCTACGAAAGCGAACTTTACACTTTCATTGAATCGAAGCATGCGCAGCTGCTCGAGGATATCCGCGTCAAGAAGGCGTTGGACGATGAACTCGAGGGGCGCATCAAGTCGGCTCTGGATGAATTCAAGGGACAGTTCGTCGCTGCCTAG
- a CDS encoding GntR family transcriptional regulator has translation MKKKPIERHQTLREKILETIRDAILCGVLKPGEKVAEPELAERFGISRTPIREAFRQLESEGYLTVIPRRGAVVTALSERDVKEFYAIKAILEGYAARMAAKNLSDRDIDRLESINDKLQQLANEGDVKTFYRVHNEFHELFIRAAGNEKLAELINQLVMKFNRPRLASLSLPGRMQISVDEHRKIIEAFKRRNPDEADNLVRKTASIGGQLLIQSMAREEGREPTEKSVLDQMVDI, from the coding sequence GTGAAAAAAAAACCGATCGAGCGACACCAGACCCTGCGGGAGAAAATTCTTGAAACGATTCGCGATGCTATCCTGTGCGGCGTCCTGAAGCCTGGTGAAAAAGTGGCCGAGCCAGAACTGGCGGAGCGTTTCGGCATCAGTCGCACGCCCATCAGGGAAGCCTTCCGGCAGTTGGAATCCGAGGGGTACCTGACCGTCATTCCCCGCAGGGGGGCGGTAGTGACCGCGCTTTCGGAGCGTGATGTCAAGGAGTTTTATGCCATCAAGGCAATCCTTGAAGGCTACGCTGCGCGAATGGCGGCCAAAAATCTGTCGGACAGAGACATCGATCGGCTGGAATCAATCAACGATAAGCTGCAGCAGCTCGCCAACGAAGGGGACGTCAAGACCTTCTACCGGGTGCACAATGAATTCCACGAACTGTTCATCCGTGCCGCCGGCAATGAAAAACTTGCGGAACTGATCAATCAGCTGGTCATGAAATTCAACCGTCCCCGCCTGGCCAGCCTATCACTGCCCGGCCGCATGCAGATCTCGGTGGATGAGCACCGCAAAATCATCGAGGCCTTCAAGCGACGCAATCCGGATGAGGCCGACAACCTGGTCCGCAAAACGGCCAGTATCGGCGGACAGCTCCTGATCCAGAGCATGGCCCGGGAAGAAGGGCGCGAACCCACCGAAAAATCAGTCCTCGACCAGATGGTCGACATCTGA
- the atpF gene encoding F0F1 ATP synthase subunit B, whose translation MGMRTLRATAVAVLTLTVVLAAASAMAAGGGHHADSGVLLKDFIFRVLNFAVVVGILVYFVTKPIKRGLASRRESLEKALEEAEKARREAEAKYAEYEAKLKDASEEIAAIEEEIRREGELERERIIANAREMAEKMVKDSERAATQEVAKATRELREEAASLAISLAREMLKKNFTDADQKRLVDEYMQKMQKAGELS comes from the coding sequence ATGGGTATGAGAACTTTGCGCGCAACCGCCGTTGCCGTCCTGACCCTCACCGTCGTTCTCGCTGCAGCTTCGGCCATGGCCGCAGGCGGCGGTCATCACGCCGACAGCGGCGTTTTGCTGAAAGACTTCATCTTCCGCGTTCTGAACTTCGCGGTGGTGGTCGGCATCCTCGTGTACTTTGTCACCAAGCCGATCAAGCGCGGCCTGGCAAGCCGTCGCGAGAGCCTGGAAAAGGCACTGGAAGAGGCGGAGAAGGCTCGTCGCGAGGCGGAAGCCAAGTACGCCGAATACGAGGCCAAGCTCAAGGATGCCTCTGAAGAGATCGCCGCGATCGAAGAGGAAATCCGCCGCGAAGGCGAACTCGAGCGTGAGCGTATTATCGCCAACGCACGGGAGATGGCAGAGAAAATGGTCAAGGATTCTGAGAGGGCCGCAACGCAGGAGGTCGCCAAGGCAACCCGCGAACTGCGTGAAGAAGCAGCCTCCCTGGCGATCTCCCTGGCGCGCGAGATGTTGAAGAAGAATTTCACTGACGCCGACCAGAAGCGTCTGGTTGACGAATACATGCAGAAAATGCAGAAGGCGGGAGAATTAAGTTGA
- a CDS encoding YfaZ family outer membrane protein, producing MRFIVLLTTCLCLSASLAAADSIDLGFNDDSFQLGYAHGLVRDEYGATSVNARFLYNDEEETFLGSLGLDFTGEPGNIPGLELGVGGKLYGGNTNDNIDFLNLGVGARATYAPPRLGGLGVDGRFVYAPKIFSFLDSDRLTESEVRLTYAAVPRVKVYVGYQNVRLKPDDGSTRTIDESIRIGFIGYF from the coding sequence ATGCGGTTCATTGTTTTACTCACCACCTGCCTGTGCCTTTCAGCTTCGCTTGCAGCGGCAGACAGCATCGATCTGGGCTTCAACGACGACAGCTTCCAGCTCGGCTATGCCCACGGCCTGGTCCGCGATGAATACGGCGCCACCTCGGTCAATGCCCGCTTTCTCTACAACGACGAGGAAGAAACCTTCCTGGGTAGCCTCGGCCTTGACTTCACCGGCGAGCCGGGCAACATCCCCGGCCTCGAGCTGGGCGTCGGCGGCAAGCTCTACGGCGGCAACACCAACGACAACATTGATTTTCTCAATCTGGGCGTCGGCGCCCGAGCCACCTATGCCCCGCCGCGCCTTGGCGGCCTTGGCGTGGACGGGCGCTTCGTCTACGCTCCTAAAATTTTCTCTTTCCTTGACTCCGACCGCCTGACGGAAAGTGAGGTCCGCCTGACCTACGCCGCCGTACCTCGCGTCAAGGTCTATGTCGGCTACCAGAATGTGCGGCTCAAGCCGGACGACGGCAGCACCCGTACCATTGATGAAAGCATTCGGATCGGATTTATCGGTTATTTCTGA